The following coding sequences are from one Nicotiana tabacum cultivar K326 chromosome 1, ASM71507v2, whole genome shotgun sequence window:
- the LOC142164292 gene encoding uncharacterized protein LOC142164292 translates to MTQQLTLRLMHSETHVELILTLVYAKCDRTERIELWDMLYAMASDMTVPWLVGGDFNVIWDEEEKYGGLPVFLIEVDDFRHCINTYNLTDLGFKGSIFTWWNGRSEEDCIFKRLDRCFGNNELQQTFPGLEITHLSKIGSDHCPMLLKCDIETPPIKKSFRFLNFWTKHETFKDVVKENWNVDFSANPFCIFNYKLKKLKQALSTWSRATYGDIFQKIANLEEVVLVHERQFEVNPTQMNRQRLQQVQAEMIKYLALEEEFWRQKSGMLWFKDGDRNTKFFHAQVNGRRKRLKLSRIQNSLGNWIEEDHLIAEEAVKFYKDQFTESAVLNDFDILNHVPSMVDSDQHERLMALPSNEEVKRAIIGLNGDSAGGPDGFTGAFYQTCWEIIKEDVVRMVKAFFCGHQLPKSVTHKNLVLLP, encoded by the coding sequence atgaCTCAACAACTGACTTTGAGATTAATGCACTCTGAAACACATGTTGAGCTCATCCTTACACTAGTCTATGCCAAATGTGATCGCACTGAAAGAATAGAACTATGGGATATGTTGTATGCAATGGCATCAGATATGACAGTACCTTGGCTAGTTGGAGGTGACTTTAATGTGATATGGGATGAGGAAGAGAAATATGGGGGATTGCCAGTTTTCCTCATTGAAGTAGATGACTTCAGACACTGCATCAATACCTACAACTTGACAGACTTGGGTTTTAAAGGAAgcatatttacatggtggaatggaaGATCAGAGGAGGACTGCATTTTTAAAAGATTGGACAGATGTTTTGGCAATAATGAATTGCAACAGACCTTTCCGGGATTGGAGATAACTCACCTATCCAAAATCGGGTCTGATCATTGCCCAATGCTGCTGAAATGTGATATAGAAACTCCTCCAATTAAGAAGTCATTCAGATTTCTTAACTTCTGGACAAAGCATGAAACCTTCAAAGATGTAGTAAAGGAGAATTGGAATGTTGATTTTAGTGCTAACCCTTTCTGCATTTTTAACTACAAGTTAAAGAAGCTTAAACAAGCACTCTCTACCTGGAGCAGAGCTACATATGGGGATATATTCCAGAAGATTGCAAACCTTGAGGAGGTGGTCTTGGTTCATGAAAGACAATTTGAAGTCAATCCTACACAGATGAATAGACAAAGATTACAACAGGTCCAAGCTGAAATGATTAAATATCTTGCATTAGAAGAAGAATTCTggagacaaaaatcaggcatgtTATGGTTCAAAGATGGCGATAGAAACACTAAATTCTTCCATGCTCAAGTTAATGGGAGAAGGAAGAGACTGAAATTATCAAGGATCCAGAATAGCCTTGGTAACTGGATTGAAGAAGATCACTTAATAGCAGAAGAAGCAGTAAAGTTCTACAAGGATCAATTTACAGAGAGTGCAGTTCTAAATGATTTTGATATTCTAAATCATGTACCTTCAATGGTAGATAGTGATCAACATGAAAGACTGATGGCTTTGCCTTCCAATGAAGAAGTGAAGAGAGCAATTATCGGGTTGAATGGTGACTCAGCTGGTGGACCGGATGGATTCACTGGAGCCTTTTACCAAACATGCTGGGAAATTATTAAAGAAGATGTAGTCCGCATGGTCAAGGCTTTCTTTTGCGGTCATCAGTTGCCAAAGAGTGTGACACACAAAAACCTGGTTTTATTACCATAG
- the LOC142164293 gene encoding uncharacterized protein LOC142164293, whose amino-acid sequence MGALYFQVPAEFGIDEDIHNVNDMVENGMWNVDKMFESLPEDLAHHIVQNIRPPTESSQLDTPFWMLETRGHFTVKSAWDYVRRRANPRLAYKMIWVKGLRFKIFFFLWKVWKAKLPLDDFLRKLGYSMPSKCWCCADAKEESLLHLFFTSNAARSVWTYFLRRAGIELDGLSLHQAITKCWTAPVVPRLKPVLQALPACIIWELWKRRNSMKYGEVVSVSRVIYQVSSTVQALV is encoded by the coding sequence ATGGGAGCCTTATATTTTCAAGTACCTGCAGAGTTTGGTATCGATGAGGATATTCATAATGTCAATGATATGGTTGAAAATGGTATGTGGAATGTGGATAAAATGTTTGAGAGCCTACCTGAAGATTTGGCACACCACATTGTGCAGAATATTAGACCACCAACTGAAAGTTCACAGTTAGATACTCCTTTCTGGATGCTTGAAACAAGGGGACATTTTACAGTAAAGTCTGCATGGGATTACGTGCGAAGAAGAGCCAACCCAAGATTAGCTTACAAGATGATATGGGTAAAAGGTTTACGTTTCAAGATATTCTTCTTCCTGTGGAAGGTGTGGAAAGCCAAACTGCCACTTGATGATTTCTTGCGTAAACTAGGATACTCTATGCCATCTAAATGTTGGTGTTGTGCTGATGCTAAGGAGGAGTCATTACTACATTTGTTCTTCACATCCAATGCAGCTAGAAGTGTATGGACTTACTTCCTGAGGAGAGCAGGAATTGAATTAGATGGGTTGTCATTACATCAAGCAATTACAAAGTGTTGGACCGCACCAGTTGTACCTAGATTGAAGCCAGTATTACAAGCTTTACCTGCATGCATTATATGGGAACTTTGGAAGAGAAGAAACAGTATGAAATATGGAGAAGTGGTGTCAGTGAGCAGAGTTATTTACCAGGTGTCGTCTACTGTGCAAGCACTTGTCTAA